In Streptomyces sp. NBC_01439, the following are encoded in one genomic region:
- a CDS encoding SpoIIE family protein phosphatase, with protein sequence MARRAENSDVGWPARPDTSLALNRMGTFDWDLDSGRMHLDPTALEVLDLRPDEYDGTPGGLRIRLAPGEEARLDTRVAQAIKDGRSHYGAYVRSRRRDGSPAWTHIQGHILRDPSGRSYRVIGILRDAAHDPGEPGAAGEEIEGRRRMTGVVERTTAILAHARTVNDVTDVLKDPQALGHLGAVSVMLGVVDGGRIHLVAEGQLGSYVPEIEYTRIDAQLPMSEAVRTMQSLFLVSREEFQQGYPDLWPYIEPLSVRSGVYLPLIAQGRPIGALGLLYARDGDFTAEERNLLMALGSGVAQSLQRAILFEQEHDLAEGLQRAMLPRRIPEVPGARIAVRYRSARMGRDIGGDWYDVVPLGEGRVGVMIGDVEGHDTDAAAVMGQLRIVMRAYIVEGHTPGAAMARASAFLRELETERFATCTYAEVDLTTGMARMVRAGHIDPVVRRGDGSVHRVQVAGGLPLGLPPREQPGTGSGYPVTSLELHPGDTLLLCTDGLIERPGAEQDTGMREFMAAVHSGPIDVEELADVLCDLVGDSGGGDDMAMLVLRRRGTPTARGGGPLQQRLEPGDTKAPALARHLIRAAVAAWGARHRADEIELAADELMTNALVHTDGGGHVSMRLTAQGRIRIEVEDGSSALPRRREAGDWAVSGRGLMLVDRLADEWGVEPRGGGKCVWCEFALAAPEDAG encoded by the coding sequence ATGGCCCGTAGGGCAGAGAACTCCGACGTCGGCTGGCCCGCGCGGCCGGACACGAGCCTCGCGCTCAATCGCATGGGCACCTTCGACTGGGACCTCGACAGCGGTCGGATGCATCTCGATCCCACCGCCCTCGAGGTACTGGACCTGCGCCCGGACGAATACGACGGGACCCCCGGCGGGCTCCGGATCCGCCTCGCCCCCGGTGAAGAGGCCCGGCTCGACACCCGGGTCGCGCAGGCGATCAAGGACGGCCGGAGCCACTACGGCGCCTACGTCCGCAGCCGCCGGCGCGACGGCTCGCCTGCCTGGACCCACATCCAGGGGCACATCCTGCGGGACCCGTCCGGTCGCTCGTACCGCGTCATCGGGATCCTCCGCGACGCCGCCCACGACCCCGGCGAACCCGGTGCCGCCGGTGAGGAGATCGAGGGACGGCGCCGGATGACCGGCGTGGTGGAGCGGACCACCGCCATCCTCGCGCACGCCCGCACCGTCAACGACGTGACCGACGTCCTCAAGGACCCGCAGGCCCTCGGCCACCTCGGCGCCGTCAGCGTGATGCTGGGCGTCGTCGACGGCGGCCGCATCCACCTGGTCGCGGAGGGGCAGCTCGGCTCGTACGTGCCCGAGATCGAGTACACGCGGATCGACGCGCAGCTCCCGATGAGCGAGGCCGTACGCACCATGCAGTCGCTCTTCCTCGTCTCCCGGGAGGAGTTCCAGCAGGGCTACCCGGACCTGTGGCCGTACATCGAGCCGCTGTCCGTCCGCAGCGGCGTCTACCTCCCGCTGATCGCCCAGGGGCGGCCCATCGGGGCGCTCGGTCTGCTGTACGCGCGGGACGGCGATTTCACCGCCGAGGAGCGGAACCTGCTGATGGCGCTCGGCAGCGGCGTCGCGCAGAGCCTCCAGCGGGCCATCCTCTTCGAACAGGAGCACGACCTGGCCGAGGGGCTCCAGCGAGCCATGCTGCCGCGCCGGATCCCGGAGGTGCCGGGCGCGCGGATCGCCGTACGGTACCGGTCCGCGCGGATGGGCCGGGACATCGGCGGCGACTGGTACGACGTGGTCCCGCTCGGCGAGGGCCGGGTCGGGGTGATGATCGGCGACGTCGAGGGACACGACACGGACGCGGCCGCCGTCATGGGGCAGCTGCGCATCGTGATGCGCGCCTACATCGTCGAGGGGCACACCCCGGGCGCGGCGATGGCCCGGGCCTCGGCCTTCCTGCGCGAACTGGAGACGGAACGGTTCGCCACCTGTACGTACGCCGAGGTGGACCTGACCACCGGGATGGCCCGGATGGTCCGTGCCGGGCACATCGACCCCGTCGTGCGGCGCGGCGACGGCAGCGTCCACCGGGTCCAGGTGGCCGGCGGGTTGCCGCTCGGCCTGCCGCCCCGCGAGCAACCGGGGACCGGCTCGGGCTACCCCGTCACCAGCCTCGAACTGCACCCCGGGGACACCCTGCTGCTGTGCACCGACGGCCTGATCGAACGCCCCGGCGCCGAGCAGGACACCGGCATGAGGGAGTTCATGGCGGCGGTCCACAGCGGCCCGATCGACGTGGAGGAACTCGCCGACGTGCTGTGCGACCTGGTCGGCGACTCGGGCGGCGGGGACGACATGGCCATGCTCGTGCTGCGCCGCCGCGGCACCCCCACCGCGCGCGGCGGGGGTCCGCTGCAGCAGCGCCTGGAACCGGGCGATACGAAGGCCCCGGCGCTGGCCCGGCACCTGATCCGGGCGGCGGTGGCCGCCTGGGGAGCACGGCACCGGGCCGACGAGATCGAACTGGCCGCGGACGAGCTGATGACCAATGCCCTGGTCCACACGGACGGTGGCGGCCACGTCAGCATGCGGCTCACGGCCCAGGGACGGATCCGGATCGAGGTCGAGGACGGCAGCAGTGCCCTGCCGAGGCGGCGCGAGGCGGGCGACTGGGCGGTTTCGGGGCGCGGGCTGATGCTGGTGGACAGGCTCGCCGACGAGT